TTTACGCAAAATACCACATGAGTGATCCAAGGGTTTTCTATAACCAGGAAGATTTGTGGTTAAGGGCCACGGAGAAATATCAGGGAACCATCAAACCTGTAGACCCTTATTACATCATGTGGCAGCGCCCGGGTTCCAATAAAGCGGAATTCACACTGATTCAGCCTTTCACACCTAAAAACAGACAGGTTCTGATCGGATGGGTTGCCGGTTTGAGTGACGGTGAAAACTACGGCCGGTTTATGACTTATAAATTTCCTAAAGACAGAAGGATACTCGGTCCACAACAGGTTGAAACCAAAATCGATCAGGATGCTGAACTTTCCAGTCAGCTAAGTCTCTGGGACCAACGTGGATCCAGTGTGATTAGGGGAAATGTGCTGGCCATACCCGTAGGTGAAACCGTGATGTATGTGGAACCCATATACCTGCAGTCGGAAACTGCCGCCTATCCGGAGCTTAGACTTGTTTGTATCATGCATGAGGACAACCTCAGTTATGCTTCTTCTTTTGATGAAGCCCTGGAAGGCATTTTCAGGGGAGAACCGGTGAAAAAGATCACAAAAGCTGCGAAGGAAGAAATAGACGAGAGGGAAGAGAGGGAAGAGACAGAAGAAGAAAAGCAAGAAGAGGTGGACAGAGCTATTACAACCAATCAGCAGTTAATCCAGGATGCTGATGAATACCTGAATTCCTATCTCAGGAATATGGGTGATCAGAACTTTGATCAGGCTTCCCGGTCACTCCAGCAACTAAAAGAAACGCTGAACCAGTTGAAGCAGCAAAGTCAACAGGATACAATGCAATAAGTACGTTGCTTTGAAAGGTCTGAATTACAGAAAGGCCATTCAATCAATAAGCATTTGCAAAAAATAATACAGACATTAAAAAGCTCCCCGCTGTTCGGGGAGCTTTTTAACTTTAAGAGATGATCTTAATTCATCTATCTGACAGAACCATTTTATTTTCTACCCTCAACACTCAGGCTTTGGGTTTTCTTCTTCCTCCCCAAAGTTCTCCCATATCTTCAAGGGTTCTGCCCTTGGTTTCAGGAACGATCTTCCATACAAAAAGGGCGGCCAGGATGCCCATTACACCGTACACCCAATAAGCAAATCCGTGGTTGAATAAATCTGTAAGTACCACATTGTCATTCATCATAGGGAAGGTCCAGGAGACCATCAAGTTTGCAACCCACTGGGCAGCCACTGCAATTGACATGGCCCCGCGAATTGAATTGGGAAAGATCTCCGAGAGCATCACCCAGGTTATCGGGCCCCATGAAATGGCAAAGGCTGCTACATAAATGCCCATAGCAAAGAGCGCTCCCACTCCAAGGTTATTGAAGAAAAAGAAAAAGCCAAGGGCAAACATACTAACCGACATGCCAATGGCCCCGATAATTAACAACGGCTTGCGCCCGAATTTATCAACTGTATAGATTGCCACAACGGTGAAAGCAAGGTTAACAACACCCATAAACAGGGTTTGCAGAAGGGAAACCTCTGTATTGGCACCCATATTCCTGAAGATCTCGGAAGCATAATAAAGCACCACGTTGATCCCCACAAACTGCTGGAATACAGACATCAGTATACCAATGACAAGTACCTTGCCTCCAAAGGAGAGCCAGGGAAGACGCTTTTCCCTCAGCGATTCCCTGATATCGGGCAATGTTCTTTCAGCCCGTTCCAGACCAAGCAGTTTCTTCAGTGTAGTGAACGCCTTATCCTCTTTATCTTTCATCACATGGAACCTTGGAGTTTCAGGCACGGTGAACAGTAAAATGAAAAATAAAGAAGCAGGAACTACCTCAGAGGCAAACATCCAGCGCCATCCTACCGTATTAATCCATTCCGAGGGATTTCCCTTGGCAATGAAATAGTTGACGAAATAAACCACCACCATACCGAAGATGATAGCAAACTGGTTCCACGACACCAAACCTCCCCGCTTTTCAGCAGGTGCAATCTCTGCTATGTACATGGGTGAAATCATGGAGGCGAGGCCTACGCCAATTCCACCAATCACACGATAGGTGATGAATGAAGTAATGGCTGCACCGCCCATGAAATTGAGTTGCTCAGGCAATGCAGATCCAACCGCCGAGAGAAGAAATAATACGGCGGCCATTAACAACCCGTTGCGTCGTCCAACACCCTGACTGACATATCCTCCAATCGATGCTCCAATGATACAACCCAGAAGCGCACTCGATATGGTGAAACCATTGATCGAGTTGGCTATATTCGTGGATATTTCACTTTCGGAGCTGATAAAACGGTAATAAATAACAAGTATTACAGCAATCCATACAAGTACACTATAAAATATAGCTTTCTTATAATGATAAAGCTTAAATAAAAACCTGGATATAAGAATACCAATAATCACAAAGCAGGCAGAGGCCAGTAATTTATATTCGAAAATCACTTTCCCTGCTAACTCAGGATTATCAAAAAGCGGATCGATAAAGAATACTCCCAGAGATTCAACTGCCCCGTTGATCACAGCAGTATCATACCCAAAAAGAAGACCGCCGAGTGTTGCGACCAGTGTGATTAAAAAGGTATATTTCGCTGAACTTCTATTATTAGGCATAAAAAGATTCAGTAAGTATCAAATTAAAATTAACGTATATAATTGTTCAGAAGATTTTCATAATACTCTTGCTTTCCGCTAATCTTTGGTGGCTCACCTTTTTCAACAGCAATCTCCCTGAGATCTTCCAGGCTCAGCTCTTTATTTTCAAACTTTTTCCCCTCACCCGCATCGAAAGAAGCATAACGTTCTCTTCTTAATTTCGGATATTCCGAATCATTCAGAATTTTATCCGCTGCAATCAGTGCCCGGGCAAAGGTATCCATGGCACCGATATGAGCATGAAACAGATCATCCAGATCGGTAGAATTTCTTCTGAGCGCGGCATCAAAATTCGTTCCTCCTCCCTTGAAACCACCGGCTTCCAGAATAACCAACATGGCTTCCGTTACTTCATAAACATTGTTTGGGAACTGATCGGTATCCCAACCGTTTTGATAATCGCCGCGATTGGCATCAATACTGCCAAGCATACCGTCATTGGCAGCTACCTGAAGCTCATGCTGGAACGTATGGAGTGCAAGGGTTGAATGATTGGCTTCAATATTGAGTTTGAAATCATCCATCAGCCCGTACTTTCGTAGAAAACCCAACACTGTGGAAGCATCAAAATCATACTGGGCTTTGGTAGGTTCCATGGGTTTGGGTTCAATGAAAAAATTGCCTTTGAATCCATTTTTTCTGGCATAATCCCGTGCCATTTCCAGCATTCTGGCATAGTGGTCAATTTCTCTTCCCATTTTGGTGTTGAGAAGTGACATATAACCTTCGCGGCCTCCCCAGAAAACATAATTCTCCCCACCGAGTGCGATGGTCGCATCAATGGCTCGTTTTAACTGAGCTCCGGCATGGGAAACCACATGAAAGTCAGGATTTGTTGAAGCTCCATTCATATAACGGGGATGATTGAAAAGATTAGTGGTGCCCCAAAGCAGGCCCATACCTGATTCTTTCTTCTTCTCCCTGGCATAATCCACAATTTTCTGCAGGCGCTTCTCACTCTCCTGAATACTATCAGCGGGATCTACCAGGTCAATATCATGAAAACAAAAATAAGGCACACCCAGTTTGGTCATAAATTCAAACGCTGCATCCATTTTGTCATAAGCCCTTTGCATGGGATCATCGGCTTCTTCCCACGGAAGAGGACGTGTACCCACACCAAAAGGATCACTGCCGTCACCACAGAATGAATGCCAGTAAGCAACAGCAAACTTGAAATGTTCCTTCATGGTCTTGCCGCCAACGACTTTATTTTCATCATAATGTTTAAACGCATAGGGATTAGTCGATTCCGTACCTTCGTACTTTATTTTCCCTATTCCCTTGAAAAATTCCTTATCACCAGTTAAATATTCCATAATGTTTTAGTTTTAAAAATTCATATTTTGATTCGTATTTCCCTGTTATCGTTCAAAAGCGAAAGAAGACCTTTTACCACTACTGCTCCAGGATTTTTTCCAGTGTGCTCCTCCAGTGTTCATATGCACGCTGGTATTCATGAGCCTTCTTAGCATCCGGTTCAATTTCCGATACTTTTTTCAATCCGGAAAAGGCCTCTTCAAAATTCTCATAAAAGCCCGCACCGATAGCGGCACCTCTTGCTGCTCCCTGGGCTCCGTCGGTATTATAAAGCTCAATGGTAGCATTGGATATGGAAGCAAAAATTGTTCTGAATACGGGACTTAAGAACATATTCGCATTACCTGCCCGTATGACAGAAGGTTGTATACCAATTTCCGTCATAATATCCAACCCATATTGAAATGCAAATACAATCCCCTCCTGTGCGGCCCGAAACAGATGTTTCTGATCATGGACATTAAAATTCAGATGGTGAACACTGCTTCCCGGGTTGGCATTATTCAAAACCCTTTCGGCGCCATTACCAAACGGCAAGACCACCAACCCTTCCGATCCAATGGGGGCTTTGGATGCCAGTTCATTCATCTTGTCATAATCATAATTCCCTGCCGCATTTCTTTTGAGCCATGAATTCAGGCTGCCGGTGCCATTGATGCACAACAGAACGCCCAGCCTGGGATCTTCTTTGGTATGGTTCACATGAAGAAAGGTATTTACCCTTGACCGGGGATCATACTTCACTTCATCGCTTACCCCGTAAACTACTCCTGAAGTACCGGCAGTAGCTGCAATTTCACCGGGCTTAAGCACGTTTAAAGAAAGTGCATTATTGGGCTGATCGCCTGCCCTGTAGGAGACGGGAGTCCCTTCAGGAAAGCCAAGTTCCTCTGCCACTTCGGAAGAAACTCCCGGTTCAGAGGAAAAGTTGGGTATCACCTGGGGAAACATTTTTTCATCAAATCCAAAATAATCCAGGAGAAAATCCGCTTTTTCGTTGATTTTGAAATCCCAGAATATGCCTTCTGACAAACCCGAAGGAGTTGTTGTCGTTTCCCCGGTAAGCCTCATGGCAATATAATCGCCCGGCAACAGTATTTTAGAAATTTGGGAAAAGATTTCGGGTTCATGCTCCTTCATCCAACCCAATTTGGAAGCGGTAAAATTACCGGGAGAATTAAGCAAATGCTTCAGGCATTTTTCTTCTCCGATTTCCTTAAAGGCTTTGTTTCCCGTTTCCACGGCGCGACTGTCACACCAAATGATTGAGGGCCGAAGAACTTTTTGCTGAGAATCAATGGGAACAAGACCATGCATCTGATAAGATATTCCAATGGCCTTAACGTCTGAAGGCTTAAACTCAGAACCCCTGAATATTCTAAAAGTAGCTTCTTTCAGATTATCCCACCACATTTCGGGATCCTGTTCTGCCCAGTCACTGAGGGGAGCATCCATCCGCATCTCTTCATCCGGACTTACACCCGAGGCTACACTTGTACCAGTGGAAAGATCAACCAAACTGGCCTTTATAAATGAACTTCCGATATCATAACCTATTGCATACATAACTTAATCCGTATTTCGATGATATAGATATTATAAATTTATCAAATCTAATATATTTTGGATTGAAACATGACAAGAAAGATGACAAATTATCGTATTATTATGCCAAATAAAAATGAATTCCCGATTCCCTTTATCTTTTAAAAACAAAATGTTAGTTTTGAAAGAACCAAATATGTTTTTTCGGGTATCAGGAACTTATGTCAATCTGATTTTTCAAAAAATGCCGCCATTTCTTAAATAACAAAAAATGAAACATTCAGGTAAAATCATCACTGTTGTAACGGCCATATTGCTCATTATAAGCGGATGCAAAGATGTCACCAAACATGAAGAAAAAGGATGGACCATTACAGCCAATCCCGAAACCACCACGCTAACCTTCGAACAAGATGAATTGGGAAAAGTTGCGGATGGAATCCGGCTTACCCTGAAAA
The window above is part of the Bacteroidales bacterium genome. Proteins encoded here:
- a CDS encoding UPF0182 family protein, producing the protein FPYSQPYNSREVIEYTQGEVERQLVNNVAPHLNGANYMRNSVKVVVDAFNGNIDYYIYEEDDPIVQVWDKVFPGMFKEKSEMPEALRSHVRYPVDKMLVQGQVYAKYHMSDPRVFYNQEDLWLRATEKYQGTIKPVDPYYIMWQRPGSNKAEFTLIQPFTPKNRQVLIGWVAGLSDGENYGRFMTYKFPKDRRILGPQQVETKIDQDAELSSQLSLWDQRGSSVIRGNVLAIPVGETVMYVEPIYLQSETAAYPELRLVCIMHEDNLSYASSFDEALEGIFRGEPVKKITKAAKEEIDEREEREETEEEKQEEVDRAITTNQQLIQDADEYLNSYLRNMGDQNFDQASRSLQQLKETLNQLKQQSQQDTMQ
- the xylE gene encoding D-xylose transporter XylE; the protein is MPNNRSSAKYTFLITLVATLGGLLFGYDTAVINGAVESLGVFFIDPLFDNPELAGKVIFEYKLLASACFVIIGILISRFLFKLYHYKKAIFYSVLVWIAVILVIYYRFISSESEISTNIANSINGFTISSALLGCIIGASIGGYVSQGVGRRNGLLMAAVLFLLSAVGSALPEQLNFMGGAAITSFITYRVIGGIGVGLASMISPMYIAEIAPAEKRGGLVSWNQFAIIFGMVVVYFVNYFIAKGNPSEWINTVGWRWMFASEVVPASLFFILLFTVPETPRFHVMKDKEDKAFTTLKKLLGLERAERTLPDIRESLREKRLPWLSFGGKVLVIGILMSVFQQFVGINVVLYYASEIFRNMGANTEVSLLQTLFMGVVNLAFTVVAIYTVDKFGRKPLLIIGAIGMSVSMFALGFFFFFNNLGVGALFAMGIYVAAFAISWGPITWVMLSEIFPNSIRGAMSIAVAAQWVANLMVSWTFPMMNDNVVLTDLFNHGFAYWVYGVMGILAALFVWKIVPETKGRTLEDMGELWGGRRKPKA
- the xylA gene encoding xylose isomerase, with the protein product MEYLTGDKEFFKGIGKIKYEGTESTNPYAFKHYDENKVVGGKTMKEHFKFAVAYWHSFCGDGSDPFGVGTRPLPWEEADDPMQRAYDKMDAAFEFMTKLGVPYFCFHDIDLVDPADSIQESEKRLQKIVDYAREKKKESGMGLLWGTTNLFNHPRYMNGASTNPDFHVVSHAGAQLKRAIDATIALGGENYVFWGGREGYMSLLNTKMGREIDHYARMLEMARDYARKNGFKGNFFIEPKPMEPTKAQYDFDASTVLGFLRKYGLMDDFKLNIEANHSTLALHTFQHELQVAANDGMLGSIDANRGDYQNGWDTDQFPNNVYEVTEAMLVILEAGGFKGGGTNFDAALRRNSTDLDDLFHAHIGAMDTFARALIAADKILNDSEYPKLRRERYASFDAGEGKKFENKELSLEDLREIAVEKGEPPKISGKQEYYENLLNNYIR
- a CDS encoding carbohydrate kinase, whose amino-acid sequence is MYAIGYDIGSSFIKASLVDLSTGTSVASGVSPDEEMRMDAPLSDWAEQDPEMWWDNLKEATFRIFRGSEFKPSDVKAIGISYQMHGLVPIDSQQKVLRPSIIWCDSRAVETGNKAFKEIGEEKCLKHLLNSPGNFTASKLGWMKEHEPEIFSQISKILLPGDYIAMRLTGETTTTPSGLSEGIFWDFKINEKADFLLDYFGFDEKMFPQVIPNFSSEPGVSSEVAEELGFPEGTPVSYRAGDQPNNALSLNVLKPGEIAATAGTSGVVYGVSDEVKYDPRSRVNTFLHVNHTKEDPRLGVLLCINGTGSLNSWLKRNAAGNYDYDKMNELASKAPIGSEGLVVLPFGNGAERVLNNANPGSSVHHLNFNVHDQKHLFRAAQEGIVFAFQYGLDIMTEIGIQPSVIRAGNANMFLSPVFRTIFASISNATIELYNTDGAQGAARGAAIGAGFYENFEEAFSGLKKVSEIEPDAKKAHEYQRAYEHWRSTLEKILEQ